A stretch of the Ornithodoros turicata isolate Travis chromosome 4, ASM3712646v1, whole genome shotgun sequence genome encodes the following:
- the LOC135390645 gene encoding tyrosine-protein kinase transmembrane receptor Ror2-like isoform X3 yields MSEIGEDSNSIDIVQAEEAEVNFRDKSIDHDIPQGFCSAYTGSVCRRFFNGTGLVYYNISMETSPVMLNEQLTQQIWEELISSLQEPCRTAAEVMLCYYAFPQCEWRARLAIPKPLCREDCIAVRESFCYNEWAMIEDNKQRGIYFKSRGHFRLPECEQLPSYINDSSDCSHAHLTDIKEDQVTTTCIKGRGRFYQGTVNVTKSGIPCQRWDLQEPHHHNRPPMVFPEVLNSENYCRNAGEEEPMPWCYTMDPRKRWEHCMIPHCENTTTADVSGRDILDLFEPPVEPAFAPALVLLVSAISLTILVLLLCIVLGCRSLRRHGRRGYNATPTVDVEIDLDKLPSNASYHHTSAQLHPKLESLEYPRNDIIYIRDIGQGAFGRVFQAKAPGLVKGEEFTTVAVKMLKEEASDDLQSDFEREACLMAEFDHPNIVKLLGVCAIGSPMCLLFEYMGKGDLNEYLRSCSPTNYIVRGPGGEMFSDVRLTHLDLCDLARQIAAGMMYLSERKFVHRDLATRNCLISETMVVKIADFGLSQKMYTADYYRGSEHDAIPIRWMPLEAILYNKFTVESDVWAFGVVLWEIFSFALQPYYGMTHEEVVAFVKEGNCLGCPEGAPPQAYALMRACWNRKPSGRPSFKAIHRALGALHDDLVKHKDKGNRAHV; encoded by the exons ATGTCAG AAATCGGGGAAGACTCGAACAGCATCGACATCGTCCAGGCAGAAGAAGCGGAAGTGAACTTCAGGGATAAGTCCATAGACCATGACATCCCCCAGGGCTTCTGCTCTGCCTATACGGGCTCTGTGTGCCGACGTTTCTTCAACGGCACCGGCCTGGTGTATTACAACATCAGCATGGAAACGTCCCCCGTTATGCTGAACGAACAGCTCACCCAGCAAATATGGGAAGAACTCATCTCCTCCTTACAGGAGCCGTGTCGCACAGCGGCTGAAGTTATGCTCTGTTATTACGCATTCCCTCAGTGTGAATGGAGAGCACGTCTGGCCATTCCAAAGCCGCTGTGTCG GGAGGACTGCATAGCGGTGCGAGAGTCCTTCTGCTACAACGAGTGGGCCATGATTGAGGACAACAAGCAGCGCGGCATCTACTTCAAGTCACGTGGCCACTTTCGGCTCCCAGAGTGCGAGCAACTGCCCAGCTACATAAACGACTCCAGCGATTGCTCGCACGCGCATCTAACCGATATCAAAGAAGATCAAGTGACGA cgACTTGCATCAAAGGTAGAGGACGTTTCTACCAGGGGACTGTGAATGTCACAAAGTCCGGGATTCCTTGTCAGAGATGGGATCTCCAG GAACCCCACCACCACAACAGGCCACCAATGGTGTTCCCTGAAGTGCTCAACTCCGAAAATTACTGCCGCAATGCAGGAGAAGAGGAGCCCATGCCTTGGTGTTACACAATGGATCCCAGAAAGAGATGGGAGCACTGCATGATTCCACATTGCG AAAACACAACAACAGCAGACGTGTCTGGCCGCGACATCCTGGACCTGTTCGAGCCCCCCGTTGAACCAGCTTTTGCACCAGCACTTGTTCTTCTGGTATCAGCCATCAGCCTCACCATCCTTGTCCTCCTTCTGTGCATTGTTCTAGGCTGCCGTAGCCTCCGCCGCCATGGCCGCCGCGGTTACAACGCGACGCCGACGGTGGACGTCGAAATAGACCTCGACAAGCTCCCTTCCAATGCCTCGTACCACCACACGTCCGCGCAACTGCACCCTAAGCTAGAATCCTTAGAGTATCCCCGCAACGACATCATCTACATCCGCGACATCGGCCAGGGGGCCTTTGGGCGAGTGTTTCAGGCTAAGGCTCCCGGGTTGGTCAAGGGCGAGGAGTTCACGACGGTGGCCGTCAAGATGCTGAAAGAGGAGGCCTCGGACGACCTTCAGAGCGACTTTGAACGCGAGGCTTGCCTCATGGCGGAGTTTGATCACCCAAACATAGTCAAACTTCTTGGAGTGTGCGCCATCGGCAGTCCCATGTGCTTATTGTTCGAGTACATGGGGAAAGGTGACCTCAACGAGTACCTCAGGTCATGTTCGCCAACCAATTACATCGTCCGAGGTCCGGGAGGAGAAATGTTCAGCGACGTTCGCCTCACCCACCTCGACCTCTGCGACCTCGCGCGCCAGATTGCGGCCGGCATGATGTACCTCTCTGAGAGGAAGTTTGTGCACCGCGACCTTGCGACGAGGAACTGCCTCATCAGCGAGACGATGGTGGTGAAGATAGCGGACTTTGGGCTCTCGCAGAAGATGTACACGGCCGACTACTACCGCGGCAGCGAGCACGACGCCATCCCCATACGGTGGATGCCCTTAGAAGCTATCCTCTACAACAAGTTCACCGTAGAATCAGATGTGTGGGCTTTCGGGGTAGTGCTGTGGGAGATATTCTCCTTTGCGCTTCAACCTTACTACGGCATGACCCACGAGGAAGTGGTAGCGTTTGTGAAGGAAGGGAACTGCCTGGGATGTCCAGAAGGGGCGCCACCGCAGGCGTACGCGCTGATGCGCGCGTGCTGGAACAGGAAGCCGTCGGGGAGGCCGAGCTTCAAGGCGATCCATCGGGCACTCGGAGCACTTCACGATGACCTAGTCAAGCATAAGGATAAAGGGAACAGGGCACACGTTTGA